Part of the Paenibacillus kyungheensis genome, GATGAACAACAGCAAGGGTATCTGGATATCGTATGTAATAGTAGTGAAACGCTACTGCATTTACTAAATGAAATTCTTGATTTTAGTAAAGTCGAAGCAGGCAAAATGACGCTGAATACAGAGCCATTTAACCTACGAGCGATTTTGGATAATGTCAAAGAACTGTTCGCTTTTAAAGCCCAAGACAAACAGTTAGACTTCATCTTCAAAATAGAGGAATCGATACCGCAGTGGTTTGTAGGAGATGCAGGACGTATTCGTCAAGTGCTTGTCAATCTGGTGGGAAATGCGATTAAATTTACAGATACAGGTTCAATTACAGTACAGGTTCGTCCGTTAGAACGAGAAGAAGGACAATCCGCCACTTGTGAAGATACATGGCTTGAATTTTCAGTCAAAGATACAGGGATTGGTATTCCAGTTCATCAACAATCCCAGTTATTTCAACCTTTTTCCCAATTGCATCCTGTGTTAAACCGTAAATACGGCGGGACAGGACTAGGATTATCTATTTGTAAAAAGCTAGTCGAATTAATGGGTGGAAGTATTGATGTAACCAGTGATGAGAATAGCGGTGCTGAATTTTATTTTGTGTTGAAATTAGAAGTTTCTTCGGAACTGAATGATCTGCCGGGTATGTCTTCGGCAAAAGAAGATATGCCACATCCTATCCAGAGAATAGAACCTGTAGTAGTGGTTCAAGATTATTATCCTATGCGTGTTCTGGTAGCAGAAGATTATGTTGCTAATCAAAAAGTACTGCTGGCAATGTTACACAAATACGGCTATGATCCTGATCTGGTTACCGATGGGCAACAGGCAGTTCAACAAGCTATCGAACATCGATATGATCTTATCTTTATGGATGTACAGATGCCGGTGATCAATGGAATCGAAGCTACTCAACAGATTCATCAACATTATGCTCATGAAGAGATGCCAATTATTGTGGGGGTCACTGCTTTTGCTAGAAAAGAAGATCGGGAACGTTGTTTGACAGCAGGTATGCACGATTTTATTAGTAAGCCTGTGATCAATACCGATCTACAACGAGTGCTCGCTTATTGGAGTAATCATATTCATCATCGTCCTCATCATTCTTCGTCGCTGGCTGAATCGAATCATCTGTTAGAAAAAGATCACTACGAATAAGTAACAGTTAATAAGAAAAGCGTATTTCCTCCCAAAAAGAAGAAATACGCTTTTTTGTAATACAGTCTATATTAAGATAAAGGATCGACTTGAACCATAGATTGTTTGCCACTCACTTGAATACCTGTTTTGGCTTTTCCAGATGCTTGAAGATCACGCAACAATTCTTCAATAAGCGTTTTAGCTTTAGCTGATTCTTTGCTACCTTGTGTTTTGACCACAAGTAATACAGCATTATGCGATTGTAGAATACGTTCAGCCTGATTTTTTTTCGTTTCATAATCATGATCTTCAATATTAGCAGTTAAGCGAATTTCTTTGATTTTAATAGGTTTATCACTTTTTTTAGATTGTTGTTTGTTTTGCTTGGCAGCTCCTGCTGAGATTAGCTGGCAAGGAGGCGGACTACTATATAAAGAAGTGCATACAAGATCAACTTTTAATTTTTTTGCCATTTGCAAAGCTTCGGCAGTAGGCACAATCCCCAAGTCTTCTCCATCGATTCCCGTTAAATGTACTTCTATCGCTTTGATTTTCTCATTTTTGATCACTGTGTTATCCTCCAGCACCCTATTTATTGTTTATACCTAGTATACAATATCATGAGTTGATGACGATATTGAGGTTTTACAAATATCGCTTTAACTGGGATAATAAAAAAGAATCTAATATCGAAAGGGGAACATTATGAAAAATAGAAAATGGGTTATTTTACCACTGGTTCTGCTTCTTGTTCTGTTGTCAGGTTGTCAGGCTGTAGGTAATTTAGACATTAACAGCGCAATGGTTGGTGATCTCAAAGTCAAATCGATTGAATCCAAGCAATCCCTTGCAGTTCAATTAACATCTACTTCAACAGCTTCGGCACAAGAACGCCAACTAGCAACAGTGTTAAACGGTATGCAATTGAATATCGATCATGCCAAACTTCAAGATAATGGCAACGTTTCGATTGAAGGTGGTATCGCTTACAGTGGAATGACGTTACCATTCCAAATGTTTATGGATACGAAAGGAGTTACGATTGCTCTATCTGGTGCGCAAAAGCCGTTATACATACCACTCACTACAGAAGAACAAATGGCTTTTTTACCTGGCAATCTAACTATGAATCAAATTGAAGATCAAGCAAAAGAGTTGATTACCAAATCAGCTAGCTTATTTTTCAAGCATGCACCTAATCCATCTAATGTAACCGTAGATTCGGTGACTCAAGAAGTATATGGTGAATCAGTGGATCTGACTCATTTACACATTGAGCTAACAGGTGAAGAATTTATCACTTTGGTCAAACCATTTTTAACAAGTATTTCTACAGATGAAGCAGGCTGGCGTGATCTGTTAGCTACGTTATATGACTTTATCACTTATGCTGAATCACAAATGAATGCTGATGAGAAACAAGCTATGGCTTATTTAACGTTAGATCAGACTAAAGAAGAATTTGTTGATGAATCGTATACAGAGGTTCAATCCTTTTTGAAAGATGTATTAGCTGAATATGATAAATATCTAAAAGAAGTATCAGCAGAGCCTGAATTCAAAACAGTTTTTGGTACAAATACTCGTCTATCCCTAGATCTTTATTTTGATAAAGATATGCATACTCGTAAGCAAATTGTAGACTTAACAGTGGCTTTGCCTAGTTCAGAATATATGCCTTACAGTATGTTCAATGTACACACAGAAAATGAAAATTGGAATGTGGACGGTAATATTGTAGCAGATCCAATTGCAACCCCAAATGGTGTGCTTGATATCACTTCAAAAGATTTGACACCAGGTGCATTCTTGCGTAGCTTTGATAAAACTTCACCTGTGTATTTGTTGTTACACGATGTAGCACACATTACCGAAAAATCGATCTATATTGATAAAGATCCATCATATGCTTCTTACAATGTGATCACCAAAGATCGTGTGCTATTAATGTCTGTCAAAGAACTTGCTGAAGAGTTAGATGCCAAATTTACTTGGGACCCAGCGACTAAAAAAATCACATTAACAGATGATATTACTGGCGCTGTGACAACATTATCTTTGAATTCTAACAAAGCAATAACCGATGGCAAAACCAAAATAATGACTCATAAAGTAGTTAAAATTAAAGGCGTAACTTATGTACCTGTACGTTCGGTAGCAGAGATTTTGGGAGCAACAGTAAAATCTGAATCTGCTTATATTGTCGTAGAACGCAAATAAGATAATTAATACATTGTTATAAGAAAAAGGGTATTCTACAACATGTAGAATACCCTTTTTGCATACCTCCATATGAGTCTAAAGAATCAAATACCTATTTTTTCCAAAAAAAGTATTGCTAAAGAAGATCAACTGATTATAGAATAAAGCGTCAACATCTTAATAAGTTAATTAGTAAAAATTATTCTTATTTAGCAGTAATATACAAACTACATATTACCTTTATTAGACGTCGTAAGTACTACGTCCTATTTAGTAACGCCTTTATTTTTGTAGGTACGAAAGGGGGGTTAATTATAATTTAAGTCTAAAACATACACAATATTAATGAATTATACCTAGTAAAATTTTACTATAAAAACTTTTTTTATGATAAATGTGTCAAAGTTTGGAAAAACGGTTATTAACGATCTATGAATATGTAACTTAATTAGATGTCCATTGATGATTTTTGGGGGAACAAAGAAGTAGATTCTAAACAACGACTGTACTCTATAGTGGCGCAGATTATCTTCTGTGTACTACCAGTATTCCGAAATAGATTATTTCTACATCTAGCCATCCCAACGCAAGACTAATATTTTTAAAGGGGAGATTGACAAATGGGATTGCTTACATTGAAAAAAACGGGTGCAGTATTACTTGGTGCATTATTGATGGGGACTGTATATCAAGGTGGAACAGCACATGCTTTGAATTACAGCAATGATGTAGTACCTGTATTGAGTTCAAATGCAGGAACAAATGGAACAGCAAGTGCAAGTTCGGAAGAAGCAGGTCATGAAGCATGGAAAGCATTTGACGACAATTCCTCTCCAGAAAGTTCATGGAAAGCTCCAGCAAGTTCTTCTAATCAACTAATTTATCAATTTAATACGAAAAAAGTAATTACTCAATATACAGTGCAAGCAGATACGTATGATACATCTGAAGCACCAAAAAAATGGCAGTTGGCAGGGAAGATCGGTAAGAACTGGTTGGTAGTCGATGAGCAGATCAATCAGACTCATTGGAAATCAGGCGAGCAAAGAACATATACGATTGCAAATGATACTGCTTACACAGCGTATGCTTTGTTTATCTCTTCGAATAACGGCGGCGGTCATGTAGCCGTTAGCGAATTGGAATTATATGAATTTGGAGATAATACCAATCTTGTTCCATTATCCAATGCAATGACATCTTCGTCTGGTGGAGCATCTGCTTCTGCAAATGAAGATACAGCATGGAAAGCATTTGATCACAATACAGCATCAGATAGCTACTGGCAATCAGATGATGACAATTTTATGGATGCTTCGCTTCAATATCGTTTTGAAAGTCCACAGGTAGTAAAAGGTTATTCAATTACATTGGCTAACAAAGCAACAGCTCCTGCGTTCTGGACACTTGTAGGTAGTAACGATGGTCAGCAGTGGGAAGAAGTATTGCATGATGTGAAATCTTCTTATCGTTGGGAAGTTGGTCAGAAAAAAGTCTATGA contains:
- the infC gene encoding translation initiation factor IF-3 — translated: MIKNEKIKAIEVHLTGIDGEDLGIVPTAEALQMAKKLKVDLVCTSLYSSPPPCQLISAGAAKQNKQQSKKSDKPIKIKEIRLTANIEDHDYETKKNQAERILQSHNAVLLVVKTQGSKESAKAKTLIEELLRDLQASGKAKTGIQVSGKQSMVQVDPLS
- a CDS encoding copper amine oxidase N-terminal domain-containing protein encodes the protein MKNRKWVILPLVLLLVLLSGCQAVGNLDINSAMVGDLKVKSIESKQSLAVQLTSTSTASAQERQLATVLNGMQLNIDHAKLQDNGNVSIEGGIAYSGMTLPFQMFMDTKGVTIALSGAQKPLYIPLTTEEQMAFLPGNLTMNQIEDQAKELITKSASLFFKHAPNPSNVTVDSVTQEVYGESVDLTHLHIELTGEEFITLVKPFLTSISTDEAGWRDLLATLYDFITYAESQMNADEKQAMAYLTLDQTKEEFVDESYTEVQSFLKDVLAEYDKYLKEVSAEPEFKTVFGTNTRLSLDLYFDKDMHTRKQIVDLTVALPSSEYMPYSMFNVHTENENWNVDGNIVADPIATPNGVLDITSKDLTPGAFLRSFDKTSPVYLLLHDVAHITEKSIYIDKDPSYASYNVITKDRVLLMSVKELAEELDAKFTWDPATKKITLTDDITGAVTTLSLNSNKAITDGKTKIMTHKVVKIKGVTYVPVRSVAEILGATVKSESAYIVVERK